One Proteiniborus sp. DW1 DNA segment encodes these proteins:
- a CDS encoding TolC family protein, translating into MDNKLLKRIKNVVISFFVIIFILGFFSKSTIALFLPKVQVAPVTKSAYSKTLDIEGSVVPKEVFKVRINGDIIVDEFYVKAGQEIKRDQPVFKIDNSFGIRTSGQRLDDLKLSLDKNKQELEKLISESYESDEKNIELFEEKLKLQKEELEKLEELYENGAVAYSILEQKKMELTASELTLEIMKHEMELKKSKKDMLVAEIQRDIKKIQDEIASIENQKKFYSRLGEDGIYFSEVDGIILDINTAGNILSQDVSIVEIALVDGFDSVLFEALVTDEYYDFINSTKRIELNFEDKAMPKEVVVTSISRISENNMIRVEGEFGRSTKEPIIGQRIRGKAVRNFNLEGTIPKDAIIPVGSFDIGNQGIVYILEEKEGILGTEYFAKQVNVTLTGVGDNNVSITGLEGFTKPKVITNLSYKIKDGVKVFLWK; encoded by the coding sequence ATGGATAATAAACTTTTAAAAAGGATCAAAAATGTGGTGATAAGCTTTTTTGTAATTATTTTCATCTTAGGATTCTTTTCTAAATCTACCATAGCCTTATTTTTGCCAAAGGTTCAAGTTGCTCCAGTTACGAAAAGCGCATATAGTAAAACCTTAGATATAGAAGGTTCTGTAGTGCCCAAAGAAGTCTTTAAGGTGAGAATCAATGGGGACATAATTGTAGATGAGTTTTATGTTAAGGCAGGGCAGGAGATTAAGAGGGATCAGCCCGTATTTAAGATAGACAATTCCTTTGGAATAAGGACATCAGGACAAAGACTTGATGATTTAAAGCTAAGTCTAGACAAGAATAAGCAAGAGTTAGAAAAGCTCATTTCTGAATCATATGAATCAGACGAGAAGAACATTGAGTTATTTGAAGAAAAGTTAAAGCTTCAAAAAGAGGAGCTAGAAAAGCTTGAGGAGTTATATGAAAATGGTGCAGTAGCTTACTCAATTCTTGAGCAAAAAAAGATGGAATTAACAGCAAGTGAGTTAACTCTTGAGATAATGAAGCATGAGATGGAGCTTAAAAAATCAAAGAAGGATATGTTAGTTGCAGAAATTCAAAGAGATATTAAGAAGATTCAAGATGAAATTGCAAGCATTGAAAATCAGAAGAAGTTTTACTCTCGCCTAGGAGAAGATGGGATATACTTTTCTGAAGTCGACGGTATTATTTTAGATATAAATACTGCTGGTAATATTCTAAGCCAGGATGTTAGCATTGTAGAAATTGCATTAGTAGATGGATTTGATTCAGTTCTATTTGAAGCATTAGTTACTGATGAATATTATGATTTTATTAATAGCACTAAGAGAATTGAGCTAAATTTTGAAGATAAGGCAATGCCTAAGGAAGTTGTGGTAACTAGCATAAGCAGGATTTCAGAGAATAATATGATAAGAGTAGAAGGCGAATTTGGCAGAAGTACTAAAGAGCCTATAATCGGTCAAAGAATAAGAGGAAAAGCTGTTAGAAACTTCAACTTAGAAGGAACTATTCCCAAAGATGCTATAATTCCTGTTGGCAGTTTTGATATAGGAAATCAAGGAATAGTTTATATCTTAGAAGAGAAGGAAGGAATACTAGGAACAGAGTATTTTGCTAAGCAGGTAAATGTCACCTTAACTGGGGTTGGAGATAACAATGTTAGTATTACAGGTCTTGAGGGATTTACCAAACCTAAGGTTATAACAAATCTCTCCTATAAGATTAAGGATGGAGTGAAGGTATTCCTATGGAAATAA